The following proteins come from a genomic window of Montipora capricornis isolate CH-2021 chromosome 9, ASM3666992v2, whole genome shotgun sequence:
- the LOC138016402 gene encoding uncharacterized protein, whose product MDSISDKAPPTVKDLITSLSSKYNLRHDYILSLPKASNSKSRRPEDQQLNNCTQLRERVVCPPPEEKMDEYEDIDEIKQQNIIANIKVERKSRWRKSLVPEQKALIHAQSSDGYLVPFDESTPAGTSEKSDVLSGYTKIGQERQHVYAVVNIDNKQGKVTFHKGPVMQDGDPCPTDNGGNYNPSVDLSSLGLESDVTESEAAKANECKDYLYAVVHKTEKKRQPPQMPAPYHSLLYADLSHSTEKSDGKISRANLPTVYADIDHRKTDAMSESRFPQLNEDQLTDGAG is encoded by the exons atggatAGCATATCGGATAAAGCTCCACCTACTGTCAAGGATCTAATCACTTCACTCTCATCTAAGTACAATCTTCGACATGATTATATCCTTTCTTTGCCTAAAG CCTCGAACTCGAAAAGTCGACGACCAGAAGATCAACAACTGAACAACTGCACCCAACTGAGAGAGCGTGTTGTTTGCCCACCCCCAGAAGAGAAAATGGACGAATACGAAGATATAGATGAAATTAAACAACAGAATATTATCGCAAATATTAAGGTCGAAAGAAAATCACGTTGGAGAAAGTCATTAGTCCCGGAACAAAAAGCACTTATCCATGCACAATCGAGTGATGGGTACCTTGTTCCCTTCGACGAATCCACACCAGCTGGAACTTCAGAAAAAAGTGACGTCTTAAGTGGATATACAAAAATTGGGCAGGAAAGGCAGCATGTTTACGCAGTTGTTAACATTGATAACAAACAAGGCAAAGTGACGTTTCATAAAGGCCCTGTGATGCAAGATGGGGATCCATGTCCAACGGACAACGGAGGGAACTATAACCCCAGTGTGGATCTTTCTTCGCTTGGACTTGAAAGTGATGTGACCGAAAGCGAAGCAGCAAAAGCAAATGAGTGCAAAGACTACCTGTATGCAGTCGTTCACAAGACAGAAAAGAAACGACAACCTCCACAG ATGCCTGCCCCATACCATAGTCTTTTATACGCGGATCTAAGCCATTCTACAGAAAAGAGTGACGGAAAAATCTCTAGAGCAAACCTTCCGACAGTGTATGCTGACATAGATCACCGCAAGACTGATGCAATGAGCGAGTCAAGATTCCCGCAATTAAATGAGGATCAGCTGACTGACGGAGCAGGATGA